Within the Anaerolineae bacterium genome, the region AGACACGAGCGCGGGGTCGAACTGCCTCCCGGCTTCCACCTCCGGCAGCAGAAGGGAGGAGCGGTAAATCTCCACCCCTCCGAAGAGGCTCCAGCCGCGAGTCCGGCTCACGTCGTTCGTGGCCAGCCGCCAGGCCTCCAGCCCAGGCAGGCCGAACTGCGCCTGCATGGCCACCCGCCCCAGCCCGGCCACGTCGCCCAGGGTGTGTAGGCCCAGCAACCTCAACCGCCGCAGCATTTCCCGCCAATCCGAGTCCGGCGCCGGCAGTACGTCCAGAGGCAAGGGAGCAAGGAAGGCCATCTCTTTCCCCGGCACCACGATGCATATACGCCTGCCGCCGTGCCGGGCCGCCATGGCGGCAGCGAATTGCCCCCCGGCGATTCCCACCCGTGCCGCCAGTCGATCGCATCCTCTCTCCTGGAGCAGAGCTTCACCGTCCCCCTCCGGCGAGGTGCCTGGGGCGGCCCTCCTCCACTCTTGCAGCACCAAACGCGCCAGCGTCCTCTCGTCGCCCACGAGCCGATCCAGACCTCGCACTCCCATGAAAGCTAGGCCCAGGGAGGGCGAAGCCACCTCCGGCGTCAGGCGCAACAGGGGCGCCAGGCTCTCGCGGTGCCACTGCCGGTAGTGGTCCTCGTCCGCCGGCACCGGCACCGCCTGGGGGCAGAGCGACAGCGCCCGCGAGAGTAGCATGCCCTCCCGCACGCCCGCCTCGGCTGCCCGCCCGCAGCCCTCCACCACCACCGGCCGTCTGCCGCCGTCGTAGATCACCACCGGCACCGGGGTCAACTCCGGCCGCCGTACCCTCTCGACCAGAACGCGAAACTGAGGCACATATAGGCAAAGCACTCGATGTTGTCTCATGTTTCCTCGCATATGATCCGTGATACGTGATACATGACGCGTGATACGTGACCCGTGACTCCCGAGGTCACACCGTTCCCAGTCACGTATCACGCATCACGCATCACGTATCACGTATCACTTCCCTCCCACCAGCAACCTCTGTTCGTACACGCCCTTCCGACGATCGAAGTGGGTCTCTATCTCCAGCACTCGCCGGACCGATGCTCCCACGCTCACCACGTCCATGAGCTCCTGACCCACGTTGGGCCGGGCCAGCAGCCACTCGCCCTGCCATGCCCACCGCTGCCGGCGGAGGGCGAACTCCGCCGCCCCGGCCGCGGTGACGTCGGTGCCGGGATTGATCCTCGCGTCTACCACCTTGCGCACCGAGGCCAAGCCCGCCTCCGCAATGGCTTCCAGGTCCAGTGCTTCGCCGTAGGCTTCCTCGCCGAACACCTGCACCCAGGTGCCCTCCGGTTCCCTCTCGCTCAGGGCGCTCTCCAGCAGGGGATGGTCGTCCAGATAGGAGTAGCAGACCTGATCTTCCGGGGTGAACACCCACGCCCGTACCGAGGGCCAAGTCTCCTCCTCTTCCGGGTCGGTCGAGAAGCGCAGCTCACAGCCGCAGTAGTCCAGCACCCGCTCCACCAGCCCGCCCCAGGGCTGCCCCACGCCCAGAGAGAAGCGCGGCGGTGTACCGGAGCAGTAGAGCGTGGAAGAGCCGTCGTCGCCGTAGACGAACCCGAACCGCTCCAGCGCCTCCGCCAGCACGTTGGCAGGCGAAGTCTGCCACTCGTAGGCCCGGTCGGCCGGGCTGCGCCAGAGCTTGCCCCAGCCATCGTAGCAGCGCAGCACTACCTCCGGCCGCCTGCCCCACCGGCGCACCACCTCCTCTACCCAGTACGGAGCCCGGCACACCCACTCCGATCCCTCGGCGGTGACGTATCCCTCCCGCAGGCACACCTGTCCCCCAGGCCGGAGGACCGACGGCGAGCCGTCGCCGTCCAGCGTCAGCTCTAGCCGGCCCTCGCCTCGTCGTGCGCTATGGGCGCGATAGCGGGCCACATCCCCCGAGACGTCCACCCACTGATCCGGCCCGCCGCCGTACACCGCCGCCTTCCACACCCGCGAGGCGGAGCCGAAGTAGATCTCTTCCCCCCAGGAGGCCGCGCCCGGCCCGCCGGCCGTCTCCGCTTCCAGGGGCACGAAGTCTCCCGCTGACACCGGCCCCGTCAGCCCCAGGCGCAGCAGGAAGAGATGCCCCAGCCGGCTGCCCTGGCCGGTGTTCTGCACCAGGAACAATCGAGGACGGTCCCCCGGGGCCGCCACCAGGGCTGGCTGGGACCAGGTGAAGGCGGGGGCATCGCCCACCAGCACCGCTCCCCGGTAGGTCCACAGCCGCAGGCCCTCCGCCGTCAACTGCAGGTGATAGAGGCGCACTGCCGGTCGGGTGGTGTCCTCGAAGGCGCCGCAGAGGACGAAGTGCACGCTGCTGTAGCTCTCGTCCCCGCCGACGCTCACCGCCGCCAGCCCGGCGGCGCCGTCTCCCGCATCCCGAGGCCAGGCCGCCCCTTGCCACTGCCCCTCCCGCAACCAGGCCACGTACACCAGGTCGTCGGGATCCTGCGTCTGGCCGTCGTCAGCGACGAGACAGATGCAGTCGTGCGCCGTGGGGCACACCGCCGCTACCGAGGTGAGGCGACAACCCGCGTCAGCCTGGTAGACGATCTCCGGCGCCGACCAGGTGAGCCCGCCGTCCTGGCTGCGGCGGCACAACAGCGTGCCTCCCGACCCGCCCACGTACAGGAGGTAGGCCCGGCCAGTGGCGGCCGCCAAGGCCACCTGCGCCTGTGGGTCCACCGCCGAGGCCATCAGCGTCCAGGCATCCCAGCCCGACGCCGCCCCGACCTGCGTCCGGCACAGGTAGAGGTTGCCGCTCTCCTCCACCCGGGCCCGCAGCACGTAGCCGTCGCCAGGCGCGCCGGTGCCCGTGCCGCAGGCTAGGGCACAGGGGCCGTCTTCCTCCGGGCCGGAGTACACGTCCTGCGGGCGCAGCCGGCCCACTCCCACGTGTCGGTCGTCCACCGTCACCCGTACGTACGGCCGCGCCGACCGACTCTTCTGGGCCGAGAGCAACGTAGGCGATAGTGCGAGCAACTGATCCTCCCTGGAGCCACGAACAAGCACGGAAGTGCCGCTGACGCCATGCCGAGTGTCGCACGTGGCGGCACCGCAGACACCCCGGCCACGTGGCCGGGGTGTCTGCGGCGGTCTCGGCGTTTTCTGCGGCTAGGATGCCTATATCACCCCCTGGCGGCGCAGGAATGTCTCCGCCAGGTCAATGATGCGTTCCACCGAGGCGGAGGCCATCTCCGCCTGAGCAGCGGTGTACGTCTCACTTGGTACAGCCGGAGAGGGTAACCCGTGTGGATAGCGGGTGGGAATGTAGAATTGGTCCAACTGGGCCGCCTCTGCAGCCAGATCGGCGAAGGAGGGTTCATGGACACTGCACTGCTTCGCCAATTCGGCGACCGAGTGACCCCAGATCACTCGACTCCCCTGGCTGAACAAGACTGCCTTGAGCGCCTTCTCCGCAGCCTGCTGGGCATGGAAACAGGCGGCGGCGTAATGTCCGGCGCCTACAAGAGTGTGCACGACGGCGAGGTCCGCGCGGGCCTGGCTGAACCAGCGTCGTGCTTCAGTCTGGCGGACGTTCATATAGAACCGCCCCTTCTCGCTGCACCACCCAACCCAGACCGACCTCACGCATGCGTTCGAATTCCTCCGGCGTGTACACCAGTATCTCAGCCGGACGACCGAATTCCACCAGATAGGGCACCATCTCGCGCAGCCTCTCCAGGAAAGGAATCTCGGTGCGCTTGATGACGATCACATCGTAGTCGCTATACTCGTCGGCCTCGCCCCGCGCCCGCGATCCGAAGAGAATGATCCGCTCCGGGTCGTAGCGCCGCAGCAGATCCACCAGCCTCTGAAGGTCGGGGTCGGAAAGCCGCCTTTCGCCTGTACGCGTCGCCGCCATCTTCCACTCCGATGCGCTCATTATAGACTCGCACTCAGAGAGGAGGGAAGCGCTCTCCTTGAGCAGAGTGAAGACGGGCCGAAGGTCAGGTCCCCTCCAGGCCTTCGGAGTACTACCATACGGTCACCCACCAATCGCTTGCCGGACCCGAGCGACGAGCATGAGCCCTGCATCCACTACAACTGCAGAACTTCCCTCCCACCTGCGAGAGCTCTTCTGGGACTATGACTTCGAGGCTCTGAGTTGGGAGGAGGACCAAGACCTCATCATCGGCCGCAACCTGGCCGCCGGCAACTGGGACGCCATTACCTGGCTGCGCTCCCTCGCCGGCGACGGCGCCATCCGCCGCTGGCTGGAGGAGCATCGCGGCGGCGGTCTCAGTCCCCGCCAACTCCGCTTCTGGCAGCTCATCCTGAGGCTACCTCGTCACCAGGTTGACGCCTGGGTCGAAGGGCGGCAGACCTGGGATCGGCGAATGGAACGATGACCTTCCACCCCGAAGTCCTGTACTAACTGTACCCAGCCCCCACCGGCAACTTGGCCCTCCGCCGCATCCTTGACGGCTCCGCTCATCAACTCTATGCTCCAGCCACTGCTGCCTGAACAACCGAATAGACTTTGTGGCCGCAAGCGGGGCATGTCCCCATTCCTCTGGCCCAAGGAGGGTCACATGGCGCGCAAGAGTGCAGTTAAGCTCCTCGCCCTTCCCCTGTTGGTCGCCCTTCTCTGCGTCGGGCCGGCACTGGCCGAAGAACCCCCCGACCTCTCCGCTCAAGCTGCTCTCGGCAGCGCCTTCACCTACCAGGGCCGCCTCCTCGACGACAACGCTCCCGCCAACGGCAGCTACGACTTCGAGTTCAAGCTCTACGATGGCAGTGACCCGAGCACCGCTACCCAGGTCGGCAGCACCTTTGCGGTGAACGACCAGGCGGTGAGCGGCGGTCTCTTCACCACTGCCCTCGACTTCGGCAGCGCTCCCTTCAATGGCCGAGCCCTCTGGCTGCAGACAGGTGTGCGCCCGGGCAGTAGCAGCGGCAGTTACACTGCTCTCTCTCCGCTCACCGCCCTGACCGCTGCTCCTTATGCTCTTTTCGCCCTCAATACCGCCGGCAGCCCCTATGCAAACGTTGTTGTCGTGGCCAAGCGCGGCGGCGACTTTAGCACCATCCAGGCAGCCCTGGACAGCATCACCGGCGCCAGCGCCATGAACCATTATCTCGTCTGGGTGGCGCCCGGTGTCTACAACGAGAATGTTACCATGAAGCAGTACGTGGACATTGAGGGTGCGGGCGAACTGGCGACTAAGATCACCGCCGGCGGCAGCAGCTCCCTTGACTCCGGCACCGTCATCGGAGCGAGCAACGCCGAGCTGCGCCTGCTGACGGTGGAGAACACCGGTGGGGACACCTACGCCATCGCCCTCGTGAACAAGACAGCTACCCTTGCCCTCACTCACGTGACCCTGCGCGCCTCAGGAGGAACCACTGGCAACACTGGTATAAGGAGCAGTGACAATTCGCTGCTTGGTCTCAGGGACGTCACCATATACGCCTCTGGCGGTAATGCTGCTATTGGCGTGCAGAATCGCAACTCTGTTGGGGGAGTTGTCATGGTCGATACGGTCATCTTCGCTGCCGATGGCTCAGTCGGCAATGCCGGCGTAACCAACGAGAGCGCCAGCTGCATCATCAGCCAAAGCGGCATCAGCGCCTCTGGCCCGGCGGCGGCAATAGACGTTGGCATCTACAATCTGGGCAGCGTCGGCAGCTATGGGGTAACGGTGAACCACTCACAGGTGCTCGGCACTGACAACACCATCTACAACGATGCCGCTTTCCAATCGCGCGTGGGGGCTTCACAGCTTGCTGGCGGCCCAGTACACAATGTTGGCCCGGGCTCGGTGGTCTGCGCCATGGTCTACGACGAGGGCTATACACCCTTTGCCGTCGCCTGTCCGCCATAGGAGGTTGCTGCTATGAGCAAGCGCTTCATCCTCGCAGCCCGTGTCATATCCCGTAGCATAGGGTCTCGTGCCCGTTTCCACGCCCACAAGGGGCTATGCTACATCGCCGTCTTCCTAGTGATCGTGATCCTGGCCATCGCCGGCGGCGCGGCCCTGGCCCAGACCGGCGGCCCCTACGACCTCACCTGGCACACCTTCGACGGAGGCGGCGGCACCACCTCCGGTGGTCCCTATGCCCTCTCCGGCACCATCGGCCAACCCGACGCCCAAGTCATGACCGGCGGCCCTTACACCCTCCAGGGAGGCTTCTGGGGCGGCTCCGCCTCCGGCATCGTCGTCTACACTCCCCTGGTGCTGCGGAACGCGGGGTAGGTGAGACGCTCTCGCCCTTCCATCAGGAGGATCAAATGACACACAAGAGTATCCTGAGATTCCTTGCCCTTGGACTGCTGGTCGCTTTTCTTTCCCTCACGCCAACCGCCGCAGCCGAAGAGCCGTCCCTAACCGCCCAAGCGCCGGTCCCTGTTGCCTTCACCTACCAGGGCCATCTGCTGGACGGCGGCAGCCCGGCCAATGGCGGCTACGACTTCGAGTTCAGGCTCTTCGATGCCTCTACCGGAGGAAGTGAATGGATGACCTCCGTCACGGTAGAGGACGTAGCCGTGAGCAACGGCGTCTTTACGAGCATACTCGACTTCGGATCTAACCCCTTTACGGGACCGCTTGTCTGGCTCCAGGTGGGCGTCCGCCCCGGGTCCAGCGACGGTTCCTACACCATCCTTACCCCTCGCACCCCTCTCACCGCCACTCCTTATGCCCTGGGCTTGCGCTTCGGCACCACCATGATCGGCACCGGCAGTGGGCTCACCGTTGCCAGCAGCGACTCCGGCACGGCAATTCTGGGTCAGAGCAATGGCGGCTATGGCGTCTACGGGGCCAGCAGCGGCAGTGGCGCCGCCATCATGGCCGCCGGGAATGGGCGCATCAAGAGCAGCGCCAAGTCCTACGTCTTCGTGCCCGGCAACCTGGCCGTGCTCCACGCCGCCAGCGTCAATGCCACCTTGCAGTACTGGGGCCAGGGAGACGTCTCCCTGGTGTCCTCAGGCGCTGGTGACAAGCAGATCGTCTTCCCCGTGACCCTGCCCGCCATCCTCTATGCTCAGCCGGTGCGGGTGGAGGAAGTCTCCTTCACTTTCAAGCCCACGGGCGCGGGCAGCACTCCCACTCGAGTGGAAGTCTACCGGGCTAAGATGGATGGCACCTACCGCGTTATAGCCAGCGTGGAGGGAGCCTACATCTGCGAACCGGCCGGGTCGTGGTGCCCACCGGTTACCCTCGACATCACCAGCGACAACGTCCTGGCAGCCGACGACGGGCAACTGGCGGTGCGCATCTACTGCAACATCCCCTCCGGCGGCAGGATCGAGTTCACCGGTGTGCGGGTGCGGCTGGGACACAGCTAGGAGAGAGATGAACATAGCCCAGGGAGACCGGCACGCTCCCTACCGGCCTTCATTCTCCACAGGAGGCGTAACGTGAAGACTCGAACCATGATGCATCTGGCTCTCTGGCTGCTTCTTGCTGTCCTCCTCTGCGCCTCGCCGGCCGTAGCTGATGAGCCGGACCTTTCCGCCCAGGCCGCCCTCGGTACCGCCTTCACCTACCAGGGCCGCCTCCTCGACGACAACGCGCCCGCCAACGGCACCTACGACTTCGAGTTCAAGCTCTACGATGGCAGTGACCCGAGCACCGCCACCCAAAGGGGCAGCACGATCACCGTGGACGATCTGGCCGTGACCAACGGCAACTTCACTGTCTCCCTCGACTTTGGAGGAAGCCACTTCAATGGCCAGGCCCTCTGGCTGCAGGTAGGGGTGCGCCCCGGCGCCAGCAGCGACCCCTACACGGCACTGTCGCCGCTGACGGCCCTCAATGCCGCCCCCTACGCCCTCGGGTTGAGGCCCGGAGCCAGACTGACCGGCACAGTCAACGCGGAGCCCATGTTTGCTGCCACCAACACCGGCACTGGAATGGCCCCCGTTGGTGTGTGGGGCAATAGTGTCAACGCTGCCGGCGTCTACGGTCAGAGCACCCATAGCATTGGCGTCAGCGGCGTCGGCCCCGTGGGTGTGCAAGGGTACAGTGCTACCGGAGGCGTGGCAATCAGAGCCTCTGGTACCGGCGTCATCCAGAGCACTGCCAAGTCCTACCTCTGGATCAGCGGCAACTCCCTGCAAAAGGCAGACACGAACGACACCACCCGTTTCCTCTACGACTATTACGGTGGCTATTACGTGTACGGAGGCACTGATTGGGTTCATAACAAGACCGTCGTGCTGCCGGTCACCATTCCCGGCCAGTTGTACGGTCAGAACGTCACCATGACCGGGCTCCGCTTGTACTTCTCCACCTCAGATGACCTCACCGGCATTACCATAGTCGCCATGCGCAGGCAGAACGGGGTGGGAGCAGGCGATGAAATCTTTCGCGACGACACAGACCGGGTCTGCCCGGGGGCGCAGTGCGTGCAGCATTGGGACCTGACGACAAACAACGTCCTCAGCGACCAGCGCGGCATCGTCTACCTCGCCATCCAGTGTGGCTTTGCTGGCAGTGGTTCCTGGGTGCAGATCGGCGGCGCCCGCCTGACCCTGGAACACGACTAGAGGAGGCGTGCCATGCCACAGAGCCCAAGACCTCGCGCCCACAAGAGCCTCTACCTCGGAACGGTCGTCCTGCTCGCCCTGCTCCTGGTCGGCGGCGCGGCCCTGGCCCAGACCGGTGGCCCCTACGACCTCACCTGGCACACCTTCGACGGAGGCGGCGGCACCACCTCCGGTGGTCCCTATGCCCTCTCCGGCACCATCGGCCAGCCCGACGCTCAAGTCATGACCGGCGACCCCTACACCCTCCAGGGAGGCTTCTGGGGCGGCTCTGCCTCCGGCATCGTCGTCTATACTCCCCTGGTGCTGCGGAACGCGGGGTAGGTTGTAGGCTATAGGTTACAGGGGATAGGGAGGCAGCTCTTGCTTCTCGTTCCCTATCCCCTGTGATCTGCTTCTGGCAAGAGCTCACAATCGGGGGAAGACTCGTAAGCCGCGATCCCGACCCCGAGAACCCCGGAACTGGAGGCTGCAAGGCCGGCCCCTCGACCGCCTGAGGGGGCGAGCCGACGGCAATCTGGCGGCCTCAGGTCTCCCTTGAGGAGTCCGCCCCCCTGAGGCGTAGCGCCACCCAGACAGGGACGCCTGCTGCCATAGATCTCCTCGCGCGTGGGCGCGCGAACTCCTCGAGGGTTGTTCGCTCCTTCCCCTGAGGACTCCGCGCCCCCACCCCACGTCTCCCACTGGAGCCCTTTCGCGCGTGGGCGCGCGAACTCCTCGGGAGCCGTCGGCCCTTTCCCTGAGGAGTGGGCCGGCGAAGCCAAGCTACTCGAGGGCCTGAGAGCGGAGCTACGAGAGCTTGAGGATGCCCGCTACCAGCTTCCCTGAGTACGCTCCGCCAGTACAGGTTCCAGGGGATAGGACCGTGGGGAGTAGAGCTCTCGCTGGAGATATGCCCCCTATCCCCTGTAACCTATCCCCTATCCCCTATAACCTATCCCCTGCCCTATCCCCAACTCACCCACGCCGGCGCTGATGCCGGGCGCAACG harbors:
- a CDS encoding nucleotidyltransferase domain-containing protein, whose product is MSASEWKMAATRTGERRLSDPDLQRLVDLLRRYDPERIILFGSRARGEADEYSDYDVIVIKRTEIPFLERLREMVPYLVEFGRPAEILVYTPEEFERMREVGLGWVVQREGAVLYERPPD
- a CDS encoding HEPN domain-containing protein codes for the protein MNVRQTEARRWFSQARADLAVVHTLVGAGHYAAACFHAQQAAEKALKAVLFSQGSRVIWGHSVAELAKQCSVHEPSFADLAAEAAQLDQFYIPTRYPHGLPSPAVPSETYTAAQAEMASASVERIIDLAETFLRRQGVI